A genomic stretch from Nitrospirota bacterium includes:
- a CDS encoding prepilin-type N-terminal cleavage/methylation domain-containing protein, translated as MRNQKGFTLVELAIVLVIIGLILGAVLKGQEMINNARMKRLYNMQKEVNASINTYLDKYGKYPGDDNNANARWGITDGNNNGLITGFTTNCASGTTTETCVAWRGLRLANLLSGDATSAVNPGNPYAGIVAIGTVAVQGLTTHWIGFTNVPYDVCQLLDQQYDDGSPTTGYNSGDIRGSGNYNTATSGAYTLYFRF; from the coding sequence ATTCGAAATCAGAAGGGATTTACACTTGTAGAACTGGCAATCGTGCTTGTAATTATCGGGTTGATCCTGGGGGCTGTACTCAAGGGGCAGGAGATGATCAATAATGCCCGGATGAAGAGACTCTATAATATGCAGAAAGAGGTTAATGCCTCTATTAATACCTATCTGGATAAATATGGAAAATATCCCGGGGATGACAACAATGCCAATGCCCGTTGGGGAATCACAGACGGGAATAACAATGGCCTGATCACAGGATTTACCACTAATTGTGCGTCCGGCACCACCACCGAGACCTGTGTCGCCTGGAGAGGATTAAGGCTTGCAAATCTCCTGTCAGGAGATGCAACATCAGCAGTAAATCCAGGCAACCCTTACGCAGGCATCGTAGCGATAGGGACTGTAGCAGTCCAGGGGTTGACCACACATTGGATAGGATTTACAAATGTGCCTTACGATGTATGCCAGCTCCTTGATCAGCAGTATGATGATGGCAGTCCGACCACTGGGTATAATAGTGGAGATATCCGGGGATCAGGCAACTACAACACAGCAACCAGTGGTGCATACACACTCTATTTCAGGTTTTAA
- the mshL gene encoding pilus (MSHA type) biogenesis protein MshL codes for MNKFCGRVPRSVLMGLLILSLTASCASDKFARKAQALESFSTKAGIPPEEVKVEEKAEITPRIESAPVNEEISSLKTKTISISARNTPLRDVLYTIAESAFLNLVIERGVDPETPVTITLKDMNIQDVLDTVLASVDYFYTVRNNILTIKFMDTRILEFGQPSVIQDYSIIVGGDMLGNTKTGSAGVSGNITQKIETDKDSFKFWDSVERGIAGILNIQTNQQQSKSGSSGFSAGFSINRMTGTIVVTASRKDISRVENYINTLKKTLRRQVLVEARIVEVQLTDSIQYGVDWSFLGRGWDNVGNLAAGTTGFTSPLNSLPNFNLSLTGGDFTSLLKALQQQGNINVLSNPRMNIMNGQTAFLSVGRKVDFISKVETTSTGTSTSVPTVTYSVETSSVLSGIVFGIVPYISASDDNNITLTISPIITDLVKLNNKTIGAAGNAVELSLPTVDLRELSTTVQVKDGQMVIIGGLIQNKDRLADNNVPYLANIPVIGYLFKNRDRSYEKTELIIMLKPLIVSDPI; via the coding sequence ATGAATAAATTTTGTGGTCGTGTACCACGTTCTGTGTTGATGGGACTCCTTATCTTGTCGCTTACTGCATCGTGTGCGTCTGACAAGTTTGCAAGAAAGGCTCAAGCGTTGGAGTCATTCTCAACAAAGGCCGGCATCCCCCCTGAGGAAGTCAAGGTTGAGGAAAAGGCTGAAATAACACCAAGGATTGAATCCGCTCCTGTAAACGAGGAAATATCATCATTGAAGACAAAAACGATCTCAATATCTGCGCGAAATACGCCTCTCAGAGATGTCCTGTATACAATTGCTGAATCTGCCTTTCTGAATCTGGTCATAGAAAGGGGTGTAGATCCTGAAACGCCGGTCACTATAACTCTCAAGGATATGAATATACAGGATGTCCTTGATACGGTACTCGCTTCGGTTGATTATTTTTATACAGTCAGGAACAATATTCTCACTATTAAATTTATGGATACAAGGATATTAGAATTCGGACAACCTTCTGTGATCCAGGACTATTCCATTATTGTGGGCGGGGATATGCTGGGAAACACAAAAACCGGTTCAGCCGGCGTCAGTGGTAATATCACACAGAAGATTGAAACAGACAAAGATTCCTTCAAATTCTGGGACTCTGTTGAGAGAGGTATAGCCGGGATTCTAAATATTCAAACAAACCAGCAACAATCAAAGTCAGGATCATCCGGGTTTAGCGCCGGTTTTAGTATTAACAGGATGACCGGGACTATCGTGGTAACGGCATCGAGAAAGGATATCAGCAGGGTTGAGAATTATATCAATACCCTTAAAAAGACCCTCAGAAGACAGGTGCTGGTAGAAGCCCGTATTGTTGAAGTGCAGCTGACTGACAGCATTCAGTATGGAGTTGACTGGAGCTTCCTTGGAAGGGGGTGGGATAATGTTGGCAATCTTGCCGCTGGGACTACCGGATTTACCAGTCCACTCAACTCCCTTCCCAATTTCAATCTTTCTCTGACGGGCGGCGATTTCACCTCCCTCCTGAAGGCGCTGCAGCAGCAGGGTAATATCAACGTCCTTTCAAACCCGAGGATGAACATTATGAACGGTCAGACTGCGTTCCTGAGCGTTGGAAGAAAGGTGGACTTCATTTCAAAAGTGGAAACCACGTCAACTGGAACCTCAACCTCTGTACCTACAGTCACCTACTCTGTTGAGACGAGCAGTGTGCTATCGGGGATTGTGTTCGGTATTGTTCCGTACATCAGCGCTTCAGATGATAATAATATAACCCTTACCATTTCGCCTATAATCACCGATCTCGTCAAGCTCAACAATAAAACTATCGGGGCCGCAGGTAACGCTGTCGAGCTTTCCCTTCCAACGGTTGACTTGCGGGAGCTAAGCACGACGGTTCAGGTCAAAGACGGTCAAATGGTCATTATAGGAGGGCTGATTCAGAATAAGGATAGGCTGGCAGACAACAATGTTCCTTATCTTGCCAATATTCCGGTTATCGGATACCTGTTTAAAAACCGTGACAGGAGCTATGAAAAAACTGAACTGATTATCATGCTTAAACCTCTCATTGTATCTGATCCCATATAG
- a CDS encoding type II/IV secretion system protein, whose protein sequence is MATLKLGDLLISKGLLSKDQFMVAMAKQSITGALLGETLIKLGFVSSLEMGQVLAEQAGIEFIDLSRYAISDEALKLVSREIAESTGFMPLEIEDGVLSIGMINPNNIHAIDVATRLSGKAPNVYMVASETFYETLEKAYFFLKNPIHQRIEAIISDLKRGVEVSGTMISSLTEFLIMDGIRRNASDIHISPEHETLDIFCRIDGVLQYIYCLPKSVHSGVISRIKILSNLDIAEQRLPQGGSFSFPLMNKVYEIRVSLVPTIYGENLVMRVLSGTRALLSMVGLGFEEHDTKELKQLFSKPHGMIIVAGPTGSGKTTTLYSALREINIIEKNVLTVEDPVEYKLSMIKQTQVSSKSGYGFAVAGKSFMRQDPDAMLIGEIRDEETARIAIRASITGHLVLSTIHTNDSATVIPRLIDLDVDRFLLSSALLAVISQRLIRKVCGYCRKEHIFAPGELTELGFAEVEGKTMTEYRGEGCRACNHTGYIGRTVIGEILIVSDEIKDLIDSNGAVKSIWDSARRNGMKPMRENGIKKAMDGITTFEEVLRVVG, encoded by the coding sequence ATGGCGACACTTAAACTTGGTGATTTACTTATTTCCAAGGGGCTTCTAAGCAAGGATCAATTCATGGTAGCGATGGCAAAACAGTCTATCACAGGGGCCCTCCTTGGAGAAACACTGATAAAACTCGGGTTTGTCTCATCTCTGGAGATGGGACAGGTGCTGGCTGAGCAGGCAGGGATTGAGTTCATTGATCTAAGCAGGTATGCCATTTCCGACGAAGCCCTCAAGCTGGTCTCCCGTGAGATTGCTGAATCTACGGGCTTCATGCCACTGGAAATAGAGGATGGCGTTTTGAGCATAGGCATGATTAATCCCAATAATATTCATGCTATAGATGTTGCTACTCGTCTCAGCGGAAAGGCCCCGAATGTTTACATGGTCGCTTCGGAAACCTTTTATGAAACTCTCGAAAAGGCATACTTCTTCCTGAAGAACCCTATACATCAGAGGATAGAAGCCATTATCAGTGACCTGAAAAGGGGAGTCGAGGTCTCCGGGACTATGATCTCCTCGTTGACGGAATTCCTGATTATGGACGGCATCAGGAGAAATGCATCAGACATTCATATTTCTCCGGAGCATGAAACCCTGGACATCTTTTGCAGGATAGACGGCGTACTACAGTATATATACTGTCTTCCAAAGTCGGTGCACAGCGGTGTAATATCAAGAATCAAGATTTTATCAAACCTTGACATTGCAGAACAGAGGCTTCCACAGGGGGGCTCCTTCAGTTTTCCTCTAATGAATAAAGTCTATGAGATTCGCGTCTCTCTTGTACCGACGATTTACGGTGAAAACCTTGTAATGAGGGTGCTTAGCGGGACGAGAGCACTTTTGAGTATGGTAGGGCTGGGCTTTGAGGAGCATGACACGAAAGAGTTGAAGCAGCTTTTTTCAAAACCTCACGGTATGATTATTGTCGCTGGTCCTACTGGGAGTGGTAAGACTACGACCCTCTATTCAGCGCTCAGGGAGATAAATATCATTGAGAAGAACGTATTGACGGTTGAGGACCCGGTGGAATACAAGTTGAGCATGATCAAACAGACGCAGGTCTCCTCAAAGTCAGGATATGGCTTTGCCGTGGCAGGAAAAAGTTTCATGAGGCAGGACCCTGATGCAATGCTCATTGGAGAGATCAGGGATGAGGAGACGGCCCGGATCGCCATCAGGGCTTCTATTACGGGACATCTGGTGTTGAGCACTATCCATACCAATGATTCGGCTACAGTCATCCCGCGCTTGATAGATCTTGATGTTGACCGTTTTCTGCTTTCCTCAGCCCTTCTGGCCGTTATTTCCCAGAGGCTTATAAGAAAGGTATGCGGTTATTGTCGAAAAGAGCATATCTTTGCCCCCGGAGAACTGACAGAACTGGGTTTTGCTGAAGTTGAAGGAAAAACAATGACAGAATACAGGGGTGAAGGTTGCCGGGCATGCAATCATACCGGCTATATCGGTCGTACCGTTATTGGTGAAATTCTTATTGTATCAGATGAAATTAAGGACCTCATCGATTCAAATGGCGCTGTAAAATCAATATGGGATTCTGCCCGAAGAAATGGCATGAAACCCATGAGGGAGAATGGGATCAAAAAGGCTATGGATGGGATAACAACCTTTGAAGAGGTGCTGAGGGTGGTTGGATAA
- the coxB gene encoding cytochrome c oxidase subunit II: protein MFKTASSIIGKDVDSTFLIVVGVCILMLCIITFLTAFFIIRYRRSRNRTATDIPGNIILETAWTVIPVFIVLSLFYFGWNDYKKRTQVPADAINVSVTAQQWSWSFEYEGNIKSKILKLPKGRPVKLLLASNDVIHSLYIPAFRVKEDVVPGLRDNYLWFTPDEVGKYNLFCAEYCGLGHSRMLTTVEVMDESAFNKWREDMMAEVSMSANLSSAELGLRLSSEKGCTGCHSVDGTKRIGPSWKGLYLKKETVITDGKEVVVVVDKEYIRKSMLEPAADVVKGFPPIMPSQKGLLTDKEIEALIEYIKTL, encoded by the coding sequence ATGTTCAAGACAGCATCAAGCATAATTGGAAAAGATGTTGACAGCACGTTCCTGATTGTTGTGGGGGTCTGCATCCTGATGCTGTGTATTATTACCTTTCTTACGGCATTTTTTATTATCAGGTATCGCAGGAGCAGAAACCGGACTGCTACAGATATACCAGGGAACATTATCCTTGAAACAGCCTGGACCGTAATTCCAGTATTTATAGTCCTCTCTCTGTTCTATTTTGGCTGGAATGATTATAAAAAAAGGACTCAGGTCCCGGCGGATGCCATTAACGTTAGCGTTACTGCGCAGCAGTGGTCATGGTCTTTTGAGTATGAGGGTAACATAAAGAGCAAAATTCTCAAACTTCCAAAAGGGAGGCCGGTAAAGCTGTTACTTGCATCAAATGATGTAATACATAGCCTCTATATACCGGCATTCAGAGTAAAAGAGGATGTAGTGCCTGGCCTCAGGGACAATTACCTCTGGTTTACCCCTGACGAGGTGGGGAAATATAATCTCTTCTGTGCGGAATACTGCGGACTCGGACACTCAAGGATGCTGACTACTGTGGAGGTGATGGATGAGTCGGCGTTTAATAAATGGCGTGAAGATATGATGGCTGAGGTATCCATGTCAGCAAATTTATCCAGTGCAGAGCTTGGGCTCCGCTTAAGCTCTGAGAAGGGGTGTACGGGCTGCCACTCGGTTGACGGCACAAAACGCATAGGACCCTCATGGAAGGGCTTATATCTGAAGAAGGAGACCGTTATAACAGATGGCAAAGAAGTAGTTGTAGTTGTTGACAAAGAATATATAAGGAAATCCATGTTGGAACCGGCTGCAGATGTTGTGAAGGGCTTTCCACCTATTATGCCATCCCAGAAGGGTCTTCTGACAGATAAGGAGATCGAGGCGCTTATAGAATATATAAAGACTTTATGA